A genomic stretch from Apis cerana isolate GH-2021 linkage group LG9, AcerK_1.0, whole genome shotgun sequence includes:
- the LOC108000593 gene encoding uncharacterized protein KIAA2013 homolog isoform X1 encodes MIRLGTMFDNREIGKRIRRLIDGNYSCRKIFVLLIICSGIFLYFGPPFVQWIFSSSRESTQAIEDLCINERLAAFRFDIGEYNVNILHNPPKEEEHYYLPYIGNGIFGIPILPEALIYIKRGRALSLPVQWQPLISHPLLKSSFYREATVTHFTNGIVYRYQCFREGYYMEFQYYAHRIFDAILIQDIKITNPLSFSQNVPLKPQVSTQWSNYRIETIKIQVDDFMDEYNLISGFVPLSNTNKIVTISILYKTPPRTLQVKARSTMKLKFLTSIQYSEPTIMEEYHVQYEITKKKAIEALKKAIGIQYQNLKEDHINRWQSYWYTGFRISDSKADGAINGYKINSTIYYVLSQIPKGIPGIEKNVAMNEGCYCGHHTLDAPRLWKDTSSIDAINNVVEAWLVTLEKQGCHHLMIGDPAAVQQAIVLSLGSLRFSNQHLEFNIDPQYLHRDYLFRRISYGNVTHLNISVTVGEDNRAILKVALDKSDSVYFGCDAGCLNPPVSLSQSYASIPVKLTKPLTAILYITSDYQHMQDLRNALHVHAIDDGWYIYINNLLSFLLILFQIVHSFISYLMKISRMNPQRNLIHFSFVFLTKSFPFNRICICTFETKTSTYDTIINRLSFFQHINRKIDVKK; translated from the exons ATGATAAGACTTGGAACGATGTTCGATAATCGTGAAATTGGAAAACGAATACGACGTTTGATCGATGGGAATTATTCATGTcgcaaaatatttgtattacttattatatgtagtgggatatttttatattttggtcCACCTTTCGTACAGTggatcttttcttcttccaggGAATCAACACAAg CAATCGAAGATCTTTGTATAAACGAAAGATTAGCTGCCTTTCGTTTCGATATCGGAGAATATAACGTAAATATTCTTCACAATCCACCAAAAGAAGAGGAACATTATTATTTGCCATATATcggaaatggaatttttggaattcCTATTTTGCCGGAggctttaatatatataaaacgaggACGAGCACTATCATTGCCCGTACAATGGCAACCATTAATTTCTCATCCTTTGCTCAAAAGCAGTTTTTATCGAGAAGCTACAGTTACTCATTTTACAAATGGGATCGTTTATCGTTATCAGTGTTTCAGAGAAGGATATTACATGGAGTTTCAATATTACGCTCATAGAATATTCGATGCAATATTGatacaagatataaaaataactaatccACTTTCATTTTCTCAAAATGTACCGTTGAAACCACAAGTATCTACTCAATGGAGTAATTATCGTATAGAAACGATCAA aaTTCAAGTAGATGATTTTAtggatgaatataatttaatttcgggATTTGTTCCATTAtctaatacgaataaaattgtgaCGATATCAATACTTTATAAAACGCCACCAAGAACGTTACAAGTTAAAGCAAGAAGtactatgaaattaaaattcttgacaAGTATACAATATAGCGAACCTACGATTATGGAAGAATATCACGTTCAAtacgaaataacaaaaaaaaaggctATAGAG GCGCTTAAAAAAGCCATCGGtattcaatatcaaaatttaaaagaagatcATATTAATCGTTGGCAAAGTTATTGGTACACAGGTTTTAGAATAAGCGATTCTAAAGCCGATGGTGCAATAAAtggttataaaataaattctaccaTATATTACGTATTATCGCAAATTCCAAAAGGAATTCCAGGCATAGAAAAAAACGTAGCTATGAACGAAGGTTGTTATTGCGGGCATCATACCTT GGATGCTCCGCGATTATGGAAAGATACATCTTCTATCGATGCTATAAACAACGTAGTCGAAGCTTGGTTAGTAACATTAGAAAAACAAGGATGTCATCATTTAATGATCGGCGATCCTGCAGCAGTGCAACAAGCTATCGTTTTAAGCCTCGGTAGTTTACGTTTCAGTAATCAGCATCtcgaatttaatatcgatccACAATATCTTCAtcgcgattatttatttag gaGAATAAGTTACGGTAACGTaacacatttaaatatatcggtAACAGTCGGAGAAGATAATCGTGCAATTTTAAAAGTGGCTTTAGACAAGAGCGATAGCGTCTATTTTGGTTGCGATGCTGGCTGTTTGAATCCACCTGTTTCTTTAAGTCAATCATACGCAAGTATTCCAGTGAAATTGACAAAACCATTAACagccatattatatataacatccGATTATCAACATATGCAAGATTTACGAAATGCTTTACACGTTCATGCCATAGACGACggttggtatatatatataaacaatcttttatcatttcttttaattcttttccaaaTTGTACATTCCTTTATATCTTATCTTATGAAAATATCTCGTATGAATCCACAACGAAaccttattcatttttcttttgtttttttaacgaaatcatttccatttaaccgtatatgtatatgtacttTCGAAACAAAGACATCGACGTACGATacgattattaatcgattatcGTTCTTTCAAcacattaatagaaaaatagacgtaaaaaaataa
- the LOC108000597 gene encoding cytochrome c oxidase assembly protein COX11, mitochondrial isoform X1 translates to MVKFRLKEKIIMYTKIYRKILNCYGKRIHTDVTRILFNQYYDATHKKRIRSSRLYWSGFGILVIGFTYASVPLYRIFCQSYNYGGTLSTNHDNTKIQFMKPIKDRVIKIKFNADTGAMMQWNFKPQQNFIKVMPGETALAFYRAQNPLDVPITGISTYNVVPYEAAQYFNKIQCFCFEEQRLNPHEEVDMPVFFYIDPEFINDPKMEDVKEIVLSYTFFEAKEGMKLPMPNFMKQ, encoded by the exons ATG gttAAGTTTAggttaaaagaaaagataataatgtATACCAAAatctatcgaaaaatattgaattgttaTGGAAAGCGAATACACACCGATGTaactagaattttatttaatcaatattatgatGCGACTCACAAAAAAAGGATACGTTCTTCGCGTTTATATTGGAGCGGTTTCGGTATTTTGGTAATTGGTTTTACTTATGCTTCGGTGcctttatatagaatattttgtcAG tCGTATAATTATGGTGGAACATTATCTACCAATCATGATAACaccaaaatacaatttatgaaACCTATTAAGGATagagtgataaaaataaaatttaatgccgACACAGGAGCTATGATGCAATGGAATTTCAAACCgcaacaaaatttcataaaagttATGCCCGGAGAAACTGCTTTAGCATTTTATAGAGCGCAAAATCCGTTAGATGTACCGATCACTGGTATATCTACCTATAATGTAGTTCCGTACGAAGCTgcgcaatattttaataaaattcaatgtttttgtTTTGAGGAACAACGACTTAATCCGCATGAAGAG GTCGACATGCcagtgtttttttatattgatccAGAATTCATTAATGATCCTAAAATGGAGgatgtaaaagaaattgtacTTTCTTATACGTTCTTTGAAGCCAAAGAAGGGATGAAATTACCTATGccaaattttatgaaacaatga
- the LOC108000607 gene encoding lysosomal alpha-glucosidase gives MDVKDTQQFLRRNMILNRYRRYISTYYFLKLIVFLILFGFIIVSIKQSGCITIKKYEINIIFNETLQKENMNYKSINVSTILSKNKNFKYDIAFDNKTSQFSKIVQEQCDNIPVTLRFDCHPENGASELSCANRGCCWNSFEKQIPTIKQASLNIPYCYYPTNWSIYKYENFTLDGNNFSGFLKQMKKSFYENDIPFVKVETSTVDNSILRLKIYDAFKKRYEPPWPLRSDPKPFIQKNNYAKYKLNVDNIKPGFKVYRTLDDTIIFDSINIGGFIFADQFLQISALLPSHNIYGIGEHETKLKLNTNWQSFTLFNKDQPPIENANLYGSHPFYLIIENSGNCHGVLFLNSNAMDVILQPSPAITFRTIGGIFDIYFFLGPTPADVIKQYSEIVGKPFLPPYWSLGFHLCRYGYGSLEKTKEVWNRTIAAGIPFDTQWNDLDYMDKNNDFTYNSDRFKDLPQFVNEIHSRGMHYIPLIDAGVSGSEKNGTYLPYDEGLKEDIFIKDEKADQPFVGKVWNLVSTVWPDFTNPKARNYYFHMMNDMYNNFKYDGAWIDMNEPSNFYNGHKYGCSQNKLDYPKYIPRVIGNILSTKTLCMNAKHYLGFHYDLHNIYGTSQAIATNYALTNIRRKRPFIISRSTWVGHGYYAGHWTGDVYSSWHDLRMSIPAILLMNFYQIPMVGADICGFNGNTTTSLCNRWMQLGAFYPFSRNHNSDDTIEQDPVAMGDLVIKSSKRALTIRYWLLPYLYTLFFRAHKFGETVARPLFFEFPNDSITYDIDAQYLWGNSLMIIPVLEENKTEVIAYLPRGLWYNFYTKDSLFALGKYYTLNAPLDVIPLMIRGGSILPAQKPADTTTASRKNNFELLITLDNVKKAKGELYWDDGDSLDSFEKRQFVWTFFNIENNTLSNSKAMKSYFNEKIILDKIQIWGITSNISKVSLNDREIRFEYIKKENCLNINNLRVDLRENFSLSWRYDNFELYGNNDK, from the exons atggatGTAAAAGATACacaacaatttttaagaagaaatatgattttaaatagatatcgtAGATATATATCGAcatattattttctgaaattgatcgtatttcttattctatttggttttataatagtttctATAAAACAAAGTGGATGCATTActataaagaaatatgaaataaatataatttttaatgaaactttacaaaaagagaatatgaattataaatcgatCAATGTTTCTAcgatattatctaaaaataaaaatttcaaatatgatatagcatttgataataaaacatCTCAGTTTTCTAAAATTGTACAA GAACAATGCGACAATATTCCAGTTACATTACGTTTTGATTGTCATCCAGAAAATGGAGCATCAGAATTATCTTGTGCGAATAGAGGTTGTTGTTggaattctttcgaaaaacaaATTCCAACCATAAAACAAGCCTCTCTAAATATCCCATATTGTTATTATCCAACTAATTggagtatatataaatatgaaaattttactttagatggaaataatttttctggaTTTctcaaacaaatgaaaaaatcgtTCTATGAAAATGATATACCATTTGTTAAGGTAGAAACGAGCACTGtagataattctatattacgtttaaaaatatatgatgctTTTAAGAAACGTTATGAACCACCATGGCCTCTTAGATCGGATCCTAAAcctttcattcaaaaaaataattatgcaaaatacaaattaaatgttgataatattaaacctGGTTTTAAAGTATACAGAACTTTAGATGATACAATAAT ATTTGATTCTATTAATATCGGAGGTTTTATATTTGCTGatcaatttttgcaaataagcGCTCTTTTGCCAAGTCATAATATTTATGGTATTGGAGAAcatgaaacaaaattgaaattaaatactaattGGCAatcttttacattatttaataaagatcaaCCACCGATCGAAAAT gCAAATTTATATGGATCGCAtcccttttatttaataattgaaaattcggGAAATTGTCATGGAGTTCTATTTCTTAATAGTAATGCTATGG ATGTGATATTACAACCATCACCTGCTATTACTTTTCGAACTATTGGcggtatttttgatatatatttttttttgggtCCAACTCCAGCAGATGTCATAAAACAATATTCTGAGATAGTAGGTAAACCATTTCTACCTCCGTATTGGTCCCTTGGTTTTCATTTATGCAG atACGGATATGGAAGTTTAGAAAAGACAAAAGAAGTATGGAATAGAACTATAGCAGCAGGAATTCCATTT gataCTCAATGGAACGATTTAGATTACatggataaaaataacgattttaCGTATAATTCAGACAGGTTTAAGGATTTACCACAATTTGTTAATGAAATACATTCA agAGGAATGCATTATATTCCGTTGATCGATGCAGGAGTATCTGGTTCTGAAAAGAACGGAACTTATTTGCCGTACGATGAAGGTTTgaaagaagatatatttataaaagatgaaaaagctgATCAACCATTTGTTGGCAAAGTTTGGAATCTAGTCTCTACTGTGTGGCCTGATTTTACAAATCCCAAAgcgcgaaattattattttcatatgatgAATGatatgtacaataattttaaatatgatggTGCTTGGATA GACATGAACGAGCCTTCTAACTTTTATAATGGACATAAATATGGGTGTTCACAAAATAAATTGGATTATCCTAAATATATACCGCGTGTTATTGGCAATATTCTGTCGACGAAAACATTATGCATGAATGCTAAACATTATTTGGGCTTTCACTACGATCTTCACAATATTTATGGCACAAGTCAAGCGATAGCAACTAATTA TGCATTAACCAATATTAGACGAAAAAGaccatttataatttcacgtTCAACCTGGGTGGGACATGGTTACTATGCTGGTCATTGGACAGGGGATGTTTATTCTTCGTG gCATGATTTAAGAATGAGCATTCcagcaattttattaatgaacttTTATCAAATACCAATGGTTGGTGCTGATATTTGTGGATTTAATGGAAATACTACAACAAGTTTATGCAATCGTTGGATGCAACTTGGTGcattttatcctttttctcGTAATCATAATTCAGATGATACAATT GAACAAGATCCAGTTGCTATGGGCGATTTGGTAATAAAATCATCCAAACGTGCCCTTACGATACGTTATTGGTTGTTACCGTATTTGTATACGTTATTTTTTCGGGCACATAAATTTGGAGAAACTGTAGCGAGGCCATTATTTTtcga ATTTCCTAACGATTCGATCACATATGATATCGATGCTCAATATCTGTGGGGCAATTCTTTGATGATAATCCCAGTTTTAGAAGAA AACAAAACAGAAGTAATTGCTTATTTACCACGTGGATTatggtataatttttatacaaaagatTCTCTTTTCGCGCTCGGCAAATATTACACATTGAATGCACCGCTCGATGTCATACCATTGATGATTCGCGGAGGATCTATTTTGCCAGCACAAAAACCAGCCGATACTACAACAGCtagtagaaaaaataattttgaattattgattacgttggataatgtaaaaaaagcaaaaggaGAATTATATTGGGATGATGGTGATAGTTTAG ATTCGTTCGAGAAAAGACAATTTGTATggacatttttcaatattgagAATAATACTTTATCTAATTCCAAAGCAATGAAGAGTTATTTCAATGAGAagattattttagataaaatacaaatatgggGAATAACatctaatatttcaaaagtttctTTAAACGATCGCGAAATACGATTCGAATATATCAAGAAGGAAAAT tgcttaaatataaataacttacgAGTGGAtttgagagaaaatttttcgctTTCTTGGagatatgataattttgaattatatggtaataacgataaataa
- the LOC108000593 gene encoding uncharacterized protein KIAA2013 homolog isoform X2 has protein sequence MIRLGTMFDNREIGKRIRRLIDGNYSCRKIFVLLIICSGIFLYFGPPFVQWIFSSSRESTQAIEDLCINERLAAFRFDIGEYNVNILHNPPKEEEHYYLPYIGNGIFGIPILPEALIYIKRGRALSLPVQWQPLISHPLLKSSFYREATVTHFTNGIVYRYQCFREGYYMEFQYYAHRIFDAILIQDIKITNPLSFSQNVPLKPQVSTQWSNYRIETIKIQVDDFMDEYNLISGFVPLSNTNKIVTISILYKTPPRTLQVKARSTMKLKFLTSIQYSEPTIMEEYHVQYEITKKKAIEALKKAIGIQYQNLKEDHINRWQSYWYTGFRISDSKADGAINGYKINSTIYYVLSQIPKGIPGIEKNVAMNEGCYCGHHTLDAPRLWKDTSSIDAINNVVEAWLVTLEKQGCHHLMIGDPAAVQQAIVLSLGSLRFSNQHLEFNIDPQYLHRDYLFRRISYGNVTHLNISVTVGEDNRAILKVALDKSDSVYFGCDAGCLNPPVSLSQSYASIPVKLTKPLTAILYITSDYQHMQDLRNALHVHAIDDAPAHDHVVMALHKHGHQLGGLPTFFWISICFLIIVFHLFLCKLIINEYHGHQDKQKVRYSKL, from the exons ATGATAAGACTTGGAACGATGTTCGATAATCGTGAAATTGGAAAACGAATACGACGTTTGATCGATGGGAATTATTCATGTcgcaaaatatttgtattacttattatatgtagtgggatatttttatattttggtcCACCTTTCGTACAGTggatcttttcttcttccaggGAATCAACACAAg CAATCGAAGATCTTTGTATAAACGAAAGATTAGCTGCCTTTCGTTTCGATATCGGAGAATATAACGTAAATATTCTTCACAATCCACCAAAAGAAGAGGAACATTATTATTTGCCATATATcggaaatggaatttttggaattcCTATTTTGCCGGAggctttaatatatataaaacgaggACGAGCACTATCATTGCCCGTACAATGGCAACCATTAATTTCTCATCCTTTGCTCAAAAGCAGTTTTTATCGAGAAGCTACAGTTACTCATTTTACAAATGGGATCGTTTATCGTTATCAGTGTTTCAGAGAAGGATATTACATGGAGTTTCAATATTACGCTCATAGAATATTCGATGCAATATTGatacaagatataaaaataactaatccACTTTCATTTTCTCAAAATGTACCGTTGAAACCACAAGTATCTACTCAATGGAGTAATTATCGTATAGAAACGATCAA aaTTCAAGTAGATGATTTTAtggatgaatataatttaatttcgggATTTGTTCCATTAtctaatacgaataaaattgtgaCGATATCAATACTTTATAAAACGCCACCAAGAACGTTACAAGTTAAAGCAAGAAGtactatgaaattaaaattcttgacaAGTATACAATATAGCGAACCTACGATTATGGAAGAATATCACGTTCAAtacgaaataacaaaaaaaaaggctATAGAG GCGCTTAAAAAAGCCATCGGtattcaatatcaaaatttaaaagaagatcATATTAATCGTTGGCAAAGTTATTGGTACACAGGTTTTAGAATAAGCGATTCTAAAGCCGATGGTGCAATAAAtggttataaaataaattctaccaTATATTACGTATTATCGCAAATTCCAAAAGGAATTCCAGGCATAGAAAAAAACGTAGCTATGAACGAAGGTTGTTATTGCGGGCATCATACCTT GGATGCTCCGCGATTATGGAAAGATACATCTTCTATCGATGCTATAAACAACGTAGTCGAAGCTTGGTTAGTAACATTAGAAAAACAAGGATGTCATCATTTAATGATCGGCGATCCTGCAGCAGTGCAACAAGCTATCGTTTTAAGCCTCGGTAGTTTACGTTTCAGTAATCAGCATCtcgaatttaatatcgatccACAATATCTTCAtcgcgattatttatttag gaGAATAAGTTACGGTAACGTaacacatttaaatatatcggtAACAGTCGGAGAAGATAATCGTGCAATTTTAAAAGTGGCTTTAGACAAGAGCGATAGCGTCTATTTTGGTTGCGATGCTGGCTGTTTGAATCCACCTGTTTCTTTAAGTCAATCATACGCAAGTATTCCAGTGAAATTGACAAAACCATTAACagccatattatatataacatccGATTATCAACATATGCAAGATTTACGAAATGCTTTACACGTTCATGCCATAGACGACg ctccCGCGCATGATCACGTTGTAATGGCCTTACACAAACATGGACATCAATTAGGAGGATTGCCAACATTTTTTTGGATCAGTATTTGTTTTCTCATAATCGTGTTTCATTTGTTTCTTtgtaaacttattattaatgaatatcatGGTCACCAAGATAAACAGAAAGTACGGTATAGTAAGTTATAA
- the LOC108000597 gene encoding cytochrome c oxidase assembly protein COX11, mitochondrial isoform X2 gives MYTKIYRKILNCYGKRIHTDVTRILFNQYYDATHKKRIRSSRLYWSGFGILVIGFTYASVPLYRIFCQSYNYGGTLSTNHDNTKIQFMKPIKDRVIKIKFNADTGAMMQWNFKPQQNFIKVMPGETALAFYRAQNPLDVPITGISTYNVVPYEAAQYFNKIQCFCFEEQRLNPHEEVDMPVFFYIDPEFINDPKMEDVKEIVLSYTFFEAKEGMKLPMPNFMKQ, from the exons atgtATACCAAAatctatcgaaaaatattgaattgttaTGGAAAGCGAATACACACCGATGTaactagaattttatttaatcaatattatgatGCGACTCACAAAAAAAGGATACGTTCTTCGCGTTTATATTGGAGCGGTTTCGGTATTTTGGTAATTGGTTTTACTTATGCTTCGGTGcctttatatagaatattttgtcAG tCGTATAATTATGGTGGAACATTATCTACCAATCATGATAACaccaaaatacaatttatgaaACCTATTAAGGATagagtgataaaaataaaatttaatgccgACACAGGAGCTATGATGCAATGGAATTTCAAACCgcaacaaaatttcataaaagttATGCCCGGAGAAACTGCTTTAGCATTTTATAGAGCGCAAAATCCGTTAGATGTACCGATCACTGGTATATCTACCTATAATGTAGTTCCGTACGAAGCTgcgcaatattttaataaaattcaatgtttttgtTTTGAGGAACAACGACTTAATCCGCATGAAGAG GTCGACATGCcagtgtttttttatattgatccAGAATTCATTAATGATCCTAAAATGGAGgatgtaaaagaaattgtacTTTCTTATACGTTCTTTGAAGCCAAAGAAGGGATGAAATTACCTATGccaaattttatgaaacaatga
- the LOC108000595 gene encoding tektin-3 — MDVLATRRKQLQSWSTFNLPISYVEPITSRNLNNYTNKYNSSWYSKEYNNVEIIPLTKSSSYTLDIPNTISSSRFPDLKTKYEHNAQCGSKTILHTRYTPDEWYQKQIKYYNDANSCRYFSERTRNEALQIIRDAEEKIQSGQYDTDRRLGERINDISFWRNEIASELERLVQEIGRLNDCNSVLNKAIKDIENPLRIAEECLYYREARKDTELVHDNSEKCLAKEIEILNRNRTKLEICSDKCKNQLQDCRFCQCQLELNLKCKENALQIDTICHQLNNYSSGLQYYIGIEKYNSCLTEQNTWIYDANQIIEKSQTERNKSCQLRTNAEALMIKITQEMWDAWNNTNNALTHRSSELFEAKNKLQQHLQMVQQEIFNVEKSLELMHKAITDKSHVLKVAYTRLQTRTHRPDIEHCRDYAHMSLQKEIDEINHQMEKMYSKLKELENQHQNLLKAQTTLEHDLALKIDAIHIDQEKVSSLRRAYPINILFKF; from the exons ATGGATGTTCTTGCTACAAGAAGAAAG caatTACAATCATGGAGTACGTTTAATTTACCAATCTCTTACGTCGAACCAATAACTTCacgcaatttaaataattacaccaacaaatataattcgtCATGGTACTCCAAGGAATATAATAACGTTGAAATTATACCATT aacAAAATCATCAAGTTATACATTAGACATTCCAAATACAATCAGTTCATCGAGATTTCCcgatttaaaaacgaaatatgaaCACAATGCACAATGTGGTTCAAAAACAATTCTACATACGCGATATACACCCGACGAATGGTAtcagaaacaaataaaatattataatgatgcGAATTCATGcagatatttttcagaaagaaCAAGAAACGAAGCTTTACAGATTATtag AGATGccgaagaaaaaatacaatctGGACAATATGATACCGATAGAAGACTCGGTGAAAGAATAAACGACATAAGTTTTTGGCGAAATGAAATAGCATCAGAATTAGAAAGATTAGTTCAAGAAATAGGAAGATTAAACGATTGTAACTCCGTTTTAAATAAAGCCATTAAAGATATCGAGAATCCATTGCGCATCGCAGAAGAATGTCTCTATTACAGAGAAGCTAGAAAAG ATACAGAGCTTGTGCATGATAATTCAGAGAAATGTTTAgcgaaagaaatagaaattttgaatcgaaACAGAACGAAATTGGAGATTTGCTCAGATAAGTGCAAAAATCAG TTGCAAGATTGCAGATTCTGTCAATGCCAAttagaattgaatttaaaatgtaaagaaaatgCCTTACAAATAGATACAATATGTCATCAATTGAACAATTATAGTTCCggattgcaatattatatcggaattgaaaaatataactcaTG tcTTACCGAACAAAATACATGGATATACGATGCTAATCAGATAATCGAAAAGTCCCAAaccgaaagaaataaatcatgtCAATTAAGGACGAATGCAGAAGCtcttatgattaaaattacacaAGAAATGTGGGATGCATGGAATAATACGAACAATGCTTTAACACATAGATCTTCCGAATTATTCGAAGCCAAAAATAAACTTCAACAACATTTACAAATG GTCCAACAAGAAATCTTCAATGTTGAAAAAAGTTTAGAATTGATGCATAAAGCTATCACAGATAAGAGTCATGTATTAAAAGTAGCATATACCAGATTACAAACAAGAACGCATCGTCCGGATATCGAACATTGTCGTGATTATGCGCACATgag TCTCCAAAAAGAAATCGACGAAATAAATCATCAAATGGAAAAAATGTACAGTAAATTGAAAGAACTAGAGAATCAACatcaaaacttattaaaagcGCAAACAACATTGGAACATGATCTTGCGTTGAAAATTGACGCGATACACATCGATCAAGAAAAGGTTTCAAGTCTTAGACGCGCTTATCCGATTAATattctctttaaattttaa
- the LOC108000596 gene encoding cytosolic Fe-S cluster assembly factor Nubp1 homolog: MADIPSDIRQHCPGTESNDAGKSSICAGCPNKTICASGITRQSDSNIDLIKERLSTVKNKLLVLSGKGGVGKSTITSLISRFLALNNPDINVAILDIDICGPSQPRVLGVIGEQVHQSGSGWSPVYIEDNLSLMSIGFLLANPSDAVIWRGPKKNGMIRQFLSEVDWGMLDYLILDTPPGTSDEHLSATLYLKNVGITGAVIVTTPQQVALLDVRKEIDFCKKANIPILGVIENMNIFVCPKCKNSEEIFPALTGGGYAMAKELNIEFLGSLPLDPLLTRCCDEGKNFLTEFPQSPTIFTLQTIVQKIIKQCEKMKSDCEIDIT, encoded by the exons ATGGCAGATATACCTAGTGATATACGACAAC attgtcCTGGTACTGAAAGTAATGATGCGGGAAAGTCATCTATATGTGCTGGTTGCCCAAATAAAACGATATGTGCATCTGGTATTACCAGACAATCAGATtctaatatagatttaattaaagaaagactTTCTacagttaaaaataaactattagtATTATCTGGTAAAGGTGGTGTTGGTAAAAGTACTATAACATCATTGATATCCAGATTTTTGGCATTAAATAATCCTGATataaat gttgcaatattagatattgatatttgtGGACCATCGCAACCAAGAGTATTAGGTGTAATAGGAGAACAAGTTCATCAAAGTGGATCAGGATGGTCTCCAGTG taCATAGAAGACAATTTGTCTTTAATGTCTATTGGATTTTTACTTGCGAATCCAAGTGATGCGGTGATATGGAGAGGACCTAAAAAAAAtg gaaTGATTAGACAGTTTTTATCAGAAGTAGATTGGGGAATGTTGgattatcttattttagatACTCCCCCTGGTACATCAGATGAGCATTTATCGGCaactttatatcttaaaaatgttGGGATTACAGGAGCAGTAATAGTAACAACTCCACAACAAGTTGCTTTATTAGATGTAAGGAAAGAGattgatttttgtaaaaaagcgAATATACCGATATTAGgtgttattgaaaatatgaatatttttgtatgccCTAAGTGTAAG aatTCTGAGGAAATATTTCCAGCGTTAACGGGTGGTGGCTATGCAATGGCTAAAGAattgaatatagaatttttaggtTCTCTACCATTAGATCCGCTTTTAACTAGATGTTGTGATGAgggtaaaaattttctaacggAATTTCCACAATCGCCAACTATTTTTACATTACAGACAATTGTTCaaa aaataatcaaacaatgtgagaaaatgaaaagtgattgtgaaattgatattacttga